Proteins encoded in a region of the Flavobacterium sp. MDT1-60 genome:
- a CDS encoding alpha-amylase family glycosyl hydrolase yields the protein MKKYTFLFLSLVFLITSCSGSKSVSMNNENTSKTPFVWEGANVYFLLTDRFYNGNTANDLNFNRTKTPAKLRGFEGGDIIGITKKIESGYFERLGINAIWLTPIVEQIHDGVDEGTGLSYGFHGYWARDWTALDPNFGTKEDLAKLVQKAHEKGIRIILDGVINHTGPVTPEDPVWPADWVRTGVVCDYKSFENTTMCTLVDNLPDVRTESTQEVQLPPFLIEKWKKENRYEKEMASLDEFFKRTNYPRTPKYYIIKWLTDYIVEFGIDGYRADTVKHTNEDVWADFKKECDYAFETWKKHHPLQVLDQNPFYTIAEVYGYGISGGQDYDFGDRKVNYFQNGFNSMINFEFKWNSAQNNYEGLFSKYSNALNNELKGYSVLNYMSSHDDGQPFDANRTKSIEAGTKLLLSPGMSQVYYGDESGRSLVVEGTNGDATLRSNMNWDDILNNQETKKTLLHWQKLGQFRKNHPAIGAGIHQQISSEPYVFSRTFSKGAFEDKVVIGLDLPKAKKEIPVNSIFENGTKLRDAYSDQNVEVIDGKVTIDSDFDVVLLERT from the coding sequence ATGAAAAAATACACTTTCCTTTTTTTATCTTTAGTATTCTTAATCACGAGTTGTTCTGGCTCAAAATCAGTTTCAATGAATAACGAAAATACTTCAAAAACACCTTTCGTCTGGGAAGGAGCTAATGTTTACTTTTTACTTACCGATCGTTTTTATAATGGAAATACGGCAAACGATTTAAATTTCAACAGAACCAAAACACCTGCAAAACTACGCGGATTTGAAGGCGGAGATATTATTGGAATTACAAAAAAAATCGAATCTGGTTATTTTGAGCGATTGGGAATAAATGCCATTTGGCTTACGCCGATTGTAGAGCAAATTCATGATGGTGTTGATGAAGGAACGGGTCTTAGTTATGGATTTCATGGTTATTGGGCGAGAGACTGGACGGCTTTAGATCCGAATTTCGGAACAAAAGAAGATTTGGCAAAATTGGTTCAAAAAGCCCATGAAAAGGGTATCCGAATTATTCTCGACGGCGTTATCAACCATACCGGCCCCGTAACTCCCGAAGATCCCGTTTGGCCTGCTGACTGGGTTAGAACCGGAGTCGTTTGCGATTACAAATCGTTTGAAAATACAACAATGTGTACTTTAGTCGATAATCTTCCGGATGTACGAACAGAAAGTACGCAGGAAGTTCAACTCCCTCCTTTTTTGATTGAAAAATGGAAAAAAGAAAACCGTTATGAAAAAGAAATGGCTTCATTGGATGAATTTTTCAAACGAACCAATTATCCAAGAACACCAAAATATTACATCATAAAATGGCTGACAGATTATATAGTTGAATTCGGAATTGACGGGTACAGAGCTGATACCGTAAAACATACCAACGAAGATGTTTGGGCCGATTTTAAAAAGGAATGTGATTATGCTTTCGAAACCTGGAAGAAACATCATCCGTTACAAGTTTTAGATCAAAACCCATTTTATACGATTGCTGAAGTTTATGGCTACGGAATCAGCGGTGGTCAGGATTATGATTTTGGAGATAGAAAAGTAAATTATTTCCAAAACGGATTCAACAGCATGATTAATTTTGAATTCAAATGGAACTCGGCCCAAAACAATTATGAAGGTTTATTTTCGAAATATTCGAATGCTTTAAACAACGAATTAAAAGGATATTCTGTCCTCAATTATATGTCTTCTCACGACGATGGGCAGCCGTTTGATGCGAACAGAACAAAAAGCATCGAAGCCGGAACCAAATTATTATTATCTCCTGGAATGTCACAAGTTTATTATGGTGATGAATCCGGAAGATCTTTAGTTGTGGAAGGCACTAACGGCGATGCAACTTTACGTTCCAACATGAACTGGGATGATATTCTGAACAATCAGGAAACAAAAAAAACACTTTTGCATTGGCAGAAATTAGGACAATTCAGAAAAAACCATCCTGCAATTGGCGCCGGAATTCATCAGCAAATTAGTTCAGAACCTTATGTTTTCTCCAGAACTTTCTCTAAAGGAGCTTTCGAAGATAAAGTCGTTATTGGTTTAGATTTACCAAAAGCCAAAAAAGAAATTCCTGTAAATTCTATCTTCGAAAACGGAACAAAATTAAGAGACGCTTATTCAGATCAAAACGTCGAAGTTATCGATGGAAAAGTTACCATTGATAGTGATTTCGATGTCGTTTTATTGGAACGTACTTAA
- a CDS encoding glycoside hydrolase family 13 protein: MNIQKKSFQTNHIFYIILLFILIFSASAKAQIQKVEPPFWYAGMKNSELQIMFYGKNIAQYEASVSNNVVIKNVEKTENPNYLFVTIETQNIKASELVFSFKTNNKVAFTQKYSLKERRANSADRKSYDSSDLIYLIMPDRFVNGNPKNDSNASLTEKGNRQEPAGRHGGDIEGIIKNLDYISSLGATTIWNTPLCEDNDKQHSYHGYAQSDVYKIDPRYGTNEDYVRLSSELHKKNMKLVMDYVTNHWGITHWMMKDIPTKTWFNQFENFTQTHHRREVITDIHASKIDQEVCVDGWFVPSMPDLNLRNPLVAKYLTQNAIWWIEFANLDGFRVDTYNYSDQTAMANWAKSITNEYPNFNIVGEIWMHNQANLAYWQKDSKIGAIENYNSNLPSVMDFTLQSQVTSAFNEDEPNWDSGLIKFYNNFAMDYLYPNTNNILVFAENHDTDRMNDNFKYDFPKYKLAMTLLATVRGIPQVYYGSEIGMGGEKSKGDADIRQDFPGGWDGDKNNALTAAGRTAQQAQYFDFTSKLFNWRKSNEAIHTGKMTHYIPENNTYVYFRYNDVKTVMVVFNNNAKAQTVKTNRFKENIKNFKSGKDVLTGKTFDLATEITLEPKSALVLELE, translated from the coding sequence ATGAACATCCAAAAAAAATCATTCCAAACCAACCACATATTCTACATAATACTCCTATTCATCCTAATATTTTCTGCTTCCGCGAAAGCGCAAATCCAGAAAGTAGAACCACCATTTTGGTACGCCGGAATGAAAAATTCGGAATTGCAGATTATGTTTTACGGAAAAAATATCGCACAATATGAAGCTTCGGTTTCTAATAATGTGGTGATTAAAAATGTCGAAAAAACAGAAAACCCAAACTATCTTTTTGTTACGATTGAAACACAAAATATCAAAGCTTCTGAATTGGTTTTCTCTTTTAAAACCAACAACAAAGTTGCCTTTACTCAAAAATACTCCCTTAAAGAAAGAAGAGCCAATTCGGCTGACCGAAAAAGCTACGATTCTTCAGACCTGATTTACCTAATTATGCCGGATCGTTTTGTTAACGGAAATCCGAAAAATGACAGCAATGCTTCTTTAACTGAAAAAGGAAATCGTCAGGAACCGGCCGGGCGTCATGGTGGAGATATCGAAGGAATTATCAAAAACTTAGATTATATTTCGTCTTTAGGTGCAACTACAATCTGGAACACGCCTTTATGCGAAGACAACGACAAACAACATTCATATCATGGATATGCACAGTCTGACGTTTACAAAATAGATCCTCGTTACGGAACGAACGAAGATTACGTTCGTTTATCATCAGAATTGCATAAGAAAAATATGAAACTGGTAATGGATTATGTTACGAATCACTGGGGAATTACCCACTGGATGATGAAAGACATACCAACCAAAACCTGGTTCAATCAATTTGAAAATTTCACGCAAACACACCACAGACGTGAGGTAATTACAGATATTCATGCTTCAAAAATAGATCAGGAAGTTTGTGTTGATGGCTGGTTTGTACCTTCTATGCCAGACTTGAATTTAAGAAATCCTTTAGTGGCTAAATACTTAACTCAAAATGCCATCTGGTGGATAGAATTTGCTAATCTTGATGGGTTTAGAGTCGATACTTATAATTACTCTGACCAAACGGCAATGGCCAATTGGGCAAAATCAATTACGAATGAATATCCTAATTTTAATATTGTTGGTGAAATCTGGATGCACAATCAGGCGAATTTAGCCTATTGGCAAAAAGACAGTAAAATTGGTGCGATCGAAAACTACAATTCGAATTTACCAAGTGTAATGGATTTTACGCTTCAAAGTCAGGTTACTTCTGCTTTCAACGAAGACGAACCAAACTGGGACAGCGGGTTAATTAAATTCTATAACAATTTTGCAATGGATTATTTATATCCAAATACAAATAACATTTTAGTTTTTGCCGAAAATCATGACACTGATCGTATGAACGATAACTTTAAATACGATTTTCCAAAATATAAACTGGCGATGACTTTATTGGCTACAGTTCGTGGAATTCCACAAGTTTATTACGGTTCAGAAATTGGAATGGGTGGCGAAAAAAGTAAAGGCGACGCAGATATTCGTCAGGATTTTCCTGGCGGATGGGATGGCGATAAAAACAATGCATTAACCGCAGCAGGAAGAACAGCTCAACAAGCACAATATTTTGATTTTACTTCAAAATTATTCAATTGGAGAAAATCTAATGAAGCTATTCATACGGGGAAAATGACGCACTATATTCCGGAAAACAACACGTATGTTTATTTCAGATATAATGATGTGAAAACGGTTATGGTCGTTTTTAATAACAATGCAAAAGCACAAACTGTGAAGACAAATCGTTTTAAAGAAAATATCAAAAACTTTAAATCAGGAAAAGATGTTTTGACTGGAAAAACATTCGATTTAGCTACTGAAATTACATTGGAACCAAAATCAGCTCTGGTTTTAGAATTGGAATAG